From a single Rhodothermales bacterium genomic region:
- a CDS encoding inositol monophosphatase family protein, which translates to MNTSLGTHTDPELYRRACDVATQAALEAGRLVAASAGRLREGQVREKAAHDLVTEVDVASQALITRRLLDAFPASTLLGEEGTDFEEAARQVAGWRWIVDPVDGTTNFAHGVSPYAVSIGLVVDGMPVVGVVYEVSRDELFTAVTGQGLYLNGRRANVSTRATVNESLLVSGFPYARFDQSRAFFDILGRLLHDSRGVRRSGSSATDLAYVACGRFDAFLETGVMPWDLAAGVVLVAEGGGRATNYRDEPGRLFDRQMAASNGRIHAELLTYLTSVQDVVPGSI; encoded by the coding sequence GTGAACACATCCCTCGGTACCCACACGGACCCTGAATTATACCGCCGGGCTTGCGACGTGGCCACGCAGGCGGCCCTCGAAGCGGGCCGGCTCGTTGCCGCCAGTGCGGGTCGGCTTCGAGAAGGTCAGGTTCGCGAGAAAGCCGCGCACGACCTTGTCACTGAGGTCGACGTGGCGTCGCAGGCCCTCATTACGCGTCGCTTGCTGGATGCCTTCCCGGCTTCGACTCTGTTGGGCGAGGAGGGTACGGACTTCGAGGAAGCGGCACGGCAGGTAGCCGGCTGGCGTTGGATCGTAGATCCTGTCGACGGCACCACCAATTTCGCCCACGGCGTCTCGCCCTATGCGGTCAGCATCGGCCTGGTCGTGGACGGGATGCCCGTGGTGGGGGTCGTGTACGAAGTATCGCGGGACGAGCTATTTACCGCGGTGACTGGGCAGGGCCTGTATTTGAACGGTCGGCGGGCGAACGTTAGCACGCGGGCTACTGTGAACGAGAGCCTGCTCGTTTCCGGTTTCCCGTATGCCCGGTTTGATCAATCACGTGCTTTTTTCGATATCCTGGGCCGGTTATTACACGACTCGCGCGGGGTTCGGCGCTCCGGTTCGTCGGCCACCGATCTGGCATATGTGGCCTGCGGCCGTTTTGATGCCTTCCTGGAGACCGGTGTCATGCCCTGGGATCTTGCCGCCGGGGTGGTGCTGGTCGCCGAGGGGGGCGGGCGCGCTACCAACTACCGCGACGAGCCGGGCCGCCTGTTCGATCGGCAGATGGCAGCGTCCAACGGGCGCATTCATGCGGAGCTGCTGACGTACCTGACGAGCGTTCAGGATGTTGTGCCGGGCAGCATTTAG